In the Elizabethkingia bruuniana genome, TTTTGTCTTTTCGTTTCTCCTTTGTAGATTTTGAGGGGGCCGTTTTATCCTGGCTGTCAGATTTTTTTTTTCCGTTTCTCTCTTTTGACATGGTCTATAGATTTATTGGGTTAGGTGTAAAGGTCAAGTTTTAAAAAGCCGTTGCTTTATAAGCGTTTTATAATTTGTTATATAAATCATAGGTATTTGAAGTATAAACACTAACTTTGAAAATAGAGATTCATAAGGTATTGATTCTTAATAATATAAAATAGTTGTAGGAAATGTGATGAAGTTGTATATAAAATATATGGTAAGCTTGCGCTGCAAGATGGTTGTTCATCAGGAACTCGAGAATTTAGGGATAAAAAATGCTGTGGTAGATCTTGGGACGGTAGAGCTATGGGATGATATATCTCTTTCACAGAGAACAATGCTGAAAGAAAATCTTCTGAAGACGGGTCTGGAACTCTTAGATGATAAAAAAAGCATCCTGATTGAAAAGATCAAAAATGTTGTTACCCAGATGATTCATTATACAGATGAATTTCCAAAAGAAAACTTTTCGGACTACATTAGCGAAAAATTAGGTTATGATTATACTTATCTGGCCAATACATTTTCTGAAGTAAAAGGAATAACCTTACAGCATTTCATTATTATCAATAAAGTAGAAAAGGTAAAAGAGCTCTTACTTTATAATGAACTTAACCTCACAGAAATTTCTTATAAGCTCAATTATAGCAGTGTTGCCCATCTTTCAAATCAATTTAAAAAAATAACAGGTCTTTCTCCTTCATTTTACAAAAAGCTTAAACTTCGGCGTTTAAAAAATCTTGAAGATTTATAAAGGTGTGATATATGCAAGTTTATTATATCCAGGTATAATAGTTTAGCGAGCTATTTAGCTCACCTTTACCATGTAATAATTCTGTTACACCTAAAAATAAAACGATGGATAACAACCAAAATAAAAGCCTTGGTAATTTTAGAATTAAAGGTAATTGGGCAGAACAGGCCAGAGGATTAAAGAAAAAATTTGTGGAATTAAAAGATTCTGATCTCCAGTTTGAAGAAGGAAAAGAAGATGAACTACTAAGAAAATTAGGGCAAAAATTAAATAAAAATCGTGAGGAAACTATTGATATCATTAATAAAGCACTTGTATTGTAGGTTGATCAATTAAAATATAAAAAATAATTGATCTGCTATAAAGAGTCTTAGTAAACAGAACAGGTGCCCACAAGGTGCCTGTTCTGTTAGTATAAAATGGGCTTATACCAAAAAGAGAGCGTTTACTTTATGTTTTATCAAACACATTCTGTATAGCAACAAGCATTATTGGCAGACAATAAAAGAATACACATAATCAAATAATATCTTTATAATGAAAAATACAACGCTTTACCTGTTTAAAAATAGTGTAACTAAAAAAATACCTTTATTTAAAGGTTACTATGAACTGACTTCACTTAATGATATTATGGCTTTTAATCTTTTTGATATAGAAACGGTTACGGAATGTACTGTTGAAGTACCGGATGATTTTAAATTTGAGGACCATTTGCAAAATGAACTTATAAAATGGTGTGAAGAATCCCCGGATTCTATCGATCATAATTTCATTGTTACATGTAATGATTATGATGTTATTTAGCTTAATAGAAATCAAAGAGCTGGTGTCCTGCAGTTGCTCAGAAACTGAGAAAGTATTGATATCCTATGAAAAATAAAATATACCTTTTAGGGTGGACAATCATTCTGCCTGTAATGGCATGGGTGGTTTATTTGTTTCATAATGTTTTTACCGGACATTTTTATTCTCTGGTTCTTGTATTTTTTCTGATAAGTTCGGTTTTAGCAGCCGTATATCATTCTGAGATTATTGCCTACAGGGTAGGAGAACCCTACGGAACCCTTCTTTTAGCTTTTGCTATAACAGTTATTGAGGCGGCGCTTATTATATCTATCATGCTTAGCAGCAAGGGACTGGAAAGCATATCTCTGGCAAGGGATACTGTTTTTGCAGCCGTTATGATTATTCTTACCGGAATTATAGGCGTGTGTATTATCGTAGGCTCATTGAAATACAGAGAACAGGTATTTACCTTACAGGGCGTAAGCACAGCTTTAATAACGCTTACCTCTATTGTTGTTTTTATATTAATTCTGCCCAATTACACCATTAGTCATACAGGGGGAGAATATACTCCATACCAGTTAATATTTATTTCTTTAATATGCCTGGCCTTGTACATCGGTTTTACCATGATACAAACGGTAAGGCATCGCGCTTACTTTATAGCACCCATACCGAATAAAAATTCTGATTTTAGTGAAGATGATGTCCCACTGGAAAAGCCTTCCAGAAAGGTGATGTATTTTAGTATTATACTTTTATTATTATGTCTCGGAATCGTCGTTCTTTTGGCCAAAAACCTCTCGAAAGATGTCGATACACTGGTTATAGGATTGGGCGCTCCAAAGTCCTTAGTTGGGATTATTATTGCCGGAATAGTGCTCCTTCCCGAAGGGCTTGCGGCTATCAGGGCCGCATACAACAACCGACTTCAAACAAGTCTTAATTTAGCTTTAGGCTCAGCTTTGGCAAGCATTGGGCTTAGTATTCCTTTCATCGCTTTTGTTTCCGTAATAGCTGATATGAGGATGATGTTAGGTATTAGTATTAAGTCAATACTGCTTTTAGGATTGTCTTTATTTATTATTACAGTTTCTTTGGCAACAGGCCGTACCAATATTATGCAGGGACTTGTACTGATTGCCATTTTTATACTTTATCTGTTCACTACACTTGAACCTTAATAATTATAATAATTATACAGGTTAGTTTTTCTGATTCTCATCTGTTTTAAGTTCGTTTCCTATCTGATCTGTCTGAGGCAACGGGTGGTTATAATTTTCTTCAATATAACGCAGAATTAGGGTATCGGTTTGGTGATTGAGTTTTCTTATGAAAAGATGATTACCATGTTTTAGCATATTAATATAAATCTCAGAATTCTGTTTTGTTACTTTTGACAATTTAATAACCATTCTTTTGTCATCATTTACAGCAATGTCATGAAATGTTGTATTCATTAAAACTGTTTGGAAAAAAGAGTCTCCCGGCAGAAAAGTATGAAGATAAAAATTTTTAAATTTCACGATCTTATCATTACTGCATATAAAAGCACAAGTGTCACGTGTGAATATAAACCACTTTCCGCCAATATAGGGCGTTATTCCTTTCATAAACTCTCTCTTATAAATCATAGAAGATATCTTATATGCCAATTCTGTAAAGTGGTTTTGGATT is a window encoding:
- a CDS encoding beta-1,6-N-acetylglucosaminyltransferase, with amino-acid sequence MHTYFPKTQPQPLATSPPPLIRIAYFIMVHHEPEVFKKLFYQIHTRDQFYLIHIDRKAKSEFTEEIQQFLIQFPNAYVLQSMNINPGGFSMIQAELDAMEYLLNVSSEWDFFINLSGDDYPLKNQNIIRQFLSDNTNKNFIFYYDQKFYRPDTLQRIQNHFTELAYKISSMIYKREFMKGITPYIGGKWFIFTRDTCAFICSNDKIVKFKNFYLHTFLPGDSFFQTVLMNTTFHDIAVNDDKRMVIKLSKVTKQNSEIYINMLKHGNHLFIRKLNHQTDTLILRYIEENYNHPLPQTDQIGNELKTDENQKN
- a CDS encoding calcium:proton antiporter encodes the protein MKNKIYLLGWTIILPVMAWVVYLFHNVFTGHFYSLVLVFFLISSVLAAVYHSEIIAYRVGEPYGTLLLAFAITVIEAALIISIMLSSKGLESISLARDTVFAAVMIILTGIIGVCIIVGSLKYREQVFTLQGVSTALITLTSIVVFILILPNYTISHTGGEYTPYQLIFISLICLALYIGFTMIQTVRHRAYFIAPIPNKNSDFSEDDVPLEKPSRKVMYFSIILLLLCLGIVVLLAKNLSKDVDTLVIGLGAPKSLVGIIIAGIVLLPEGLAAIRAAYNNRLQTSLNLALGSALASIGLSIPFIAFVSVIADMRMMLGISIKSILLLGLSLFIITVSLATGRTNIMQGLVLIAIFILYLFTTLEP
- a CDS encoding helix-turn-helix domain-containing protein, with translation MKLYIKYMVSLRCKMVVHQELENLGIKNAVVDLGTVELWDDISLSQRTMLKENLLKTGLELLDDKKSILIEKIKNVVTQMIHYTDEFPKENFSDYISEKLGYDYTYLANTFSEVKGITLQHFIIINKVEKVKELLLYNELNLTEISYKLNYSSVAHLSNQFKKITGLSPSFYKKLKLRRLKNLEDL